A single window of Caldicellulosiruptor bescii DSM 6725 DNA harbors:
- a CDS encoding M20 family metallopeptidase, with protein sequence MEFCTEKLKDTIRKNMELFINIRRDLNRLAELSYEEFKTQKYITERLSEWGIENFPTAKTGVIGIINRSDECIGIRSDMDAILVEGQPRHCCGHDFHMAVVLGTAKVLADMGFERCVKFIFQPAEEGPGGAKRVIQEGGLENPKVIKLLGFHVWPGVDVGTIEVSSGAIMASVDDFEIEFIGKGGHAAMPEVTKNPIYPAVDFIQSGNNFFSAFSNKLSPFHISFSSINSGETFNVISETCKIKGTVRTFDSNMQDFICKNIKNLAKSSAQKYNCQVNINYQFQYPPLINNQQITEEFIDVAKKLLGPENVKKAIPSFTAEDFAFYCQKVPSVYFRLGIKEKSKGENPLHSPYFDASENSIFYGIFLLAGYLLAI encoded by the coding sequence GTGGAGTTTTGTACTGAAAAACTTAAAGATACTATCAGAAAAAATATGGAGCTTTTCATTAACATCAGAAGAGATTTAAATAGACTTGCCGAACTTTCGTATGAAGAATTTAAGACACAAAAATATATAACGGAAAGACTTTCAGAGTGGGGCATTGAAAACTTTCCAACAGCAAAAACAGGCGTGATTGGAATTATAAATAGGTCTGATGAGTGCATTGGAATAAGAAGTGACATGGATGCAATTTTAGTAGAAGGCCAGCCAAGACACTGCTGCGGTCATGACTTTCATATGGCAGTGGTACTGGGGACAGCAAAGGTTCTTGCTGATATGGGATTTGAAAGATGTGTCAAATTTATATTTCAGCCTGCTGAGGAAGGACCAGGAGGTGCAAAAAGAGTAATCCAAGAAGGCGGGCTTGAAAATCCAAAGGTGATAAAGCTATTGGGATTTCACGTATGGCCAGGTGTTGATGTTGGAACAATTGAGGTTTCAAGTGGAGCTATAATGGCAAGCGTGGATGATTTTGAGATTGAGTTTATTGGAAAAGGCGGTCATGCTGCAATGCCAGAAGTAACTAAAAATCCAATTTATCCTGCTGTTGATTTTATTCAAAGTGGCAACAACTTCTTCAGTGCATTCTCTAACAAACTATCTCCTTTTCACATTTCGTTTTCTTCAATAAACAGTGGAGAAACATTTAACGTCATTTCAGAAACATGTAAAATAAAAGGAACTGTAAGAACATTTGATAGCAATATGCAGGATTTTATCTGCAAAAACATAAAAAACCTTGCAAAATCTTCTGCACAAAAATATAATTGTCAGGTAAATATCAATTATCAATTCCAATATCCACCTTTAATAAATAACCAGCAAATTACAGAAGAATTCATTGATGTAGCAAAAAAACTTCTTGGTCCTGAAAATGTAAAAAAAGCAATCCCAAGCTTTACAGCGGAAGACTTTGCATTTTACTGTCAAAAAGTTCCTTCGGTTTATTTCAGGCTCGGTATAAAAGAAAAAAGCAAAGGAGAAAATCCTTTGCACTCACCATACTTTGATGCATCAGAAAACAGTATCTTTTACGGTATATTTCTTTTGGCAGGGTATTTACTTGCTATTTAA
- a CDS encoding aminotransferase-like domain-containing protein, translated as MSVSIQIDKNLKKPLYLQLYEDIKQKILSGEISYMQRLPSVRNLCKTLNVNLSTVTKALSKLENEGYIKATPGSGYYVVYSEYQDKIIFEEENLVDAQGYINLASSKLPYNLYPIEWFKDSLNCAIEEYSPQIFDYIEHFKNPLKEYLVETYLKKLGIVTSPQELTIVSGAQQGIEITTKSFLKPGDTIFLENPSYLGAYHIFSNMHLNIVSLDIDQMLNIEDYIKKFLPKAIYIIPFSQNPTGISYSKEYKEYLCEISQKYDFYIIEDDFLSDIGVDEGILPIKAYDKHDRVFYIKSFSTVTMPALRIGFVVAPRHLSEEVAYYKSMADISTSLLIQVSFYYFLKNFFDKHIENLKVYINQRQKLFLRLAKDLQIDDRLFTQDVQGIFVSFYLPPTISSATVYNKLKSQKVLVQPHTCFYHKPASTNFFRISFLDCSEDELQIAMQKIQKVLNSAYQKEEV; from the coding sequence ATGAGTGTATCGATACAGATTGACAAGAATTTAAAAAAGCCTCTTTACCTTCAGCTTTATGAAGATATAAAGCAAAAGATTTTGTCAGGTGAGATTAGTTATATGCAGAGGCTTCCGTCTGTGAGAAATCTTTGCAAGACGTTAAATGTGAATCTTTCAACTGTTACAAAGGCGCTGAGCAAGCTTGAAAATGAAGGCTATATCAAAGCAACCCCTGGAAGTGGTTATTACGTTGTATACAGTGAGTATCAAGATAAAATCATTTTTGAGGAAGAAAACCTTGTAGATGCTCAAGGTTATATCAATTTGGCTTCATCAAAGCTTCCATATAACCTATATCCTATCGAATGGTTCAAAGATTCTTTAAACTGCGCAATCGAAGAGTATTCACCACAGATTTTCGATTATATCGAACATTTTAAAAATCCTCTAAAGGAGTACTTGGTAGAGACATATCTTAAAAAGCTTGGGATTGTTACAAGCCCTCAAGAGCTCACAATTGTATCAGGTGCTCAGCAGGGAATTGAGATTACAACAAAAAGTTTTTTAAAGCCCGGCGATACAATATTTTTAGAAAATCCTTCGTATCTCGGTGCATACCATATATTTAGCAATATGCACCTGAACATTGTTAGTCTTGACATTGACCAGATGCTAAATATAGAAGATTACATTAAAAAGTTTTTACCAAAGGCCATATACATTATTCCTTTTTCGCAAAATCCAACCGGGATTTCATACAGCAAAGAGTACAAGGAGTATCTGTGTGAGATTTCACAAAAATATGACTTTTATATCATTGAAGATGATTTTTTAAGCGATATAGGGGTGGATGAAGGAATTTTACCAATCAAAGCATATGACAAACACGACAGGGTGTTTTACATAAAGAGCTTTTCAACCGTTACAATGCCTGCACTGAGAATTGGATTTGTTGTGGCACCAAGGCATCTTTCCGAAGAGGTTGCATACTACAAGTCAATGGCAGATATCTCAACATCGCTTTTGATACAGGTATCTTTTTATTATTTTTTGAAAAACTTCTTTGACAAGCACATAGAAAACTTGAAAGTATACATAAACCAAAGACAAAAGCTATTTTTAAGATTGGCAAAAGACCTGCAAATAGACGACAGACTATTTACTCAAGATGTTCAGGGAATATTTGTTTCTTTCTATCTTCCACCAACGATATCATCTGCTACTGTTTATAATAAACTTAAATCACAAAAGGTTTTAGTGCAGCCCCATACATGTTTTTATCACAAACCTGCCTCTACAAACTTTTTTAGAATAAGTTTTTTAGATTGCAGTGAAGATGAACTTCAAATAGCTATGCAGAAAATTCAAAAGGTTTTGAATTCAGCTTACCAAAAAGAGGAGGTATGA
- the pdxS gene encoding pyridoxal 5'-phosphate synthase lyase subunit PdxS — translation MSEVVNERYELNKNLAQMLKGGVIMDVTSPKEAEIAEKAGAVAVMALQKVPADLRKEGKVARMADPKIILEIKSAVSIPVMAKVRIGHFVEAQILEALGIDYIDESEVLTPADEEHHIDKWKFKAAFVCGARDLGEALRRIQEGASMIRTKGEAGTGNVVEAVRHLRRINKQISYAASLNRDELYAYAKELGVSYELLKKTAELKRLPVVNFAAGGIATPADAALMMQLGADGVFVGSGIFKSKNPEKRARAIVMATTYYNDPKILAEISYDLGEEMEGIDLRSLSEHELLSLRGN, via the coding sequence ATGAGCGAGGTTGTAAATGAGAGATATGAGCTCAACAAAAACCTTGCGCAGATGCTAAAAGGCGGTGTCATCATGGATGTGACATCTCCAAAAGAGGCTGAGATTGCTGAAAAAGCAGGTGCTGTTGCTGTTATGGCTCTTCAAAAAGTTCCGGCAGATCTGCGCAAAGAAGGCAAAGTAGCAAGAATGGCTGACCCGAAAATAATATTGGAAATTAAAAGTGCTGTTTCAATACCTGTTATGGCAAAGGTAAGAATTGGACACTTTGTTGAAGCACAGATTTTAGAAGCACTTGGTATAGATTATATTGACGAAAGTGAAGTTTTAACTCCTGCTGATGAGGAGCATCACATTGATAAGTGGAAGTTCAAAGCTGCGTTCGTGTGCGGTGCAAGGGATTTAGGCGAAGCTCTGAGGAGAATTCAAGAGGGAGCTTCTATGATAAGAACAAAAGGTGAAGCTGGGACAGGAAATGTAGTTGAGGCGGTAAGACACCTTCGCAGAATAAATAAACAAATTAGCTATGCTGCATCGCTAAATAGAGATGAGCTTTATGCATATGCAAAGGAACTTGGAGTGTCCTATGAACTTTTGAAAAAAACAGCCGAGCTCAAACGTCTTCCTGTTGTCAACTTTGCGGCGGGTGGAATTGCAACACCAGCTGATGCAGCTTTGATGATGCAGCTTGGTGCAGATGGCGTATTTGTCGGCTCTGGCATTTTCAAGAGCAAAAATCCTGAGAAAAGAGCAAGGGCAATTGTGATGGCAACAACATATTACAATGACCCAAAAATCTTGGCAGAAATATCATACGACCTTGGCGAAGAGATGGAAGGTATAGATTTGAGAAGTCTTTCTGAGCATGAACTTTTGAGTCTCAGGGGGAATTAA
- a CDS encoding type 2 periplasmic-binding domain-containing protein, producing the protein MMKQTCKLVRISAVITLAIFLVFTLAGCSSSSDDINKKVRIVLVGNFIGDENAQKLISELEKKSGDKVYIDQILYTGNTPKSEQEFAFMQKLMVMLAAGEGDIYILDKKLFTNYAQNGAFYSLKSFVSKNKLDKFVDDTCYVKEKDKSTKDLYGLQADQVLLLKKYGFETKNKYIAIYVRSNKFSRAQKVLLALLNSK; encoded by the coding sequence ATGATGAAACAAACATGTAAGTTAGTAAGAATCTCTGCAGTTATTACTTTGGCAATATTTCTTGTATTTACGTTAGCAGGATGTTCAAGCAGCAGTGATGATATAAACAAAAAAGTTAGAATTGTACTTGTTGGAAATTTCATTGGTGATGAAAACGCTCAAAAGCTGATTTCAGAGCTTGAGAAAAAATCTGGTGATAAAGTTTACATTGATCAGATACTTTACACAGGAAACACTCCTAAATCCGAGCAGGAGTTTGCGTTTATGCAAAAACTTATGGTAATGCTTGCTGCGGGCGAGGGAGATATTTATATTCTTGACAAAAAACTATTTACAAACTATGCCCAAAATGGAGCGTTTTACTCCTTAAAGTCTTTTGTGAGCAAAAATAAACTGGATAAATTTGTAGATGATACATGTTATGTTAAAGAGAAAGACAAATCAACAAAAGATTTATATGGTCTTCAAGCAGACCAAGTTTTATTGCTCAAAAAATACGGGTTTGAAACCAAGAATAAGTATATAGCCATTTATGTCAGAAGCAACAAGTTCTCACGTGCACAAAAAGTCCTGTTAGCTCTTTTAAATAGCAAGTAA
- the pdxT gene encoding pyridoxal 5'-phosphate synthase glutaminase subunit PdxT yields the protein MKTIGVLAFQGGVIEHVKKIEELGAKPQLVKKKEDLKDLDGLILPGGESTTIGKFLIETGLKDQILNLIYEGMPVWGTCAGAILLSKNIKNQGSGVLPVLNIVIERNAYGSQLDSFKKEVFVPRFNIATECIFIRAPRIVEVAEGVEVLAELETPIAVLQKNILATTFHPELTSQNYWHSFFVENMVK from the coding sequence TTGAAGACAATAGGAGTATTAGCTTTTCAAGGCGGAGTTATAGAACATGTGAAAAAGATAGAAGAGCTTGGGGCAAAGCCTCAGCTTGTCAAGAAAAAAGAGGATTTAAAAGACCTTGATGGTTTAATTTTGCCTGGGGGAGAAAGTACTACAATTGGAAAATTTTTGATTGAAACAGGCTTAAAAGATCAGATTTTAAACTTAATATATGAAGGTATGCCAGTTTGGGGAACATGTGCCGGTGCAATTTTGCTTTCTAAAAATATCAAAAACCAGGGAAGTGGTGTTCTTCCCGTTCTTAACATAGTGATAGAAAGAAATGCCTATGGAAGCCAGCTTGACAGTTTCAAAAAAGAAGTTTTTGTCCCAAGATTCAACATAGCCACAGAGTGCATTTTTATAAGAGCGCCGAGGATTGTTGAGGTAGCAGAGGGTGTTGAGGTCTTAGCAGAGCTTGAAACTCCAATTGCAGTTTTGCAAAAAAATATCTTGGCTACAACATTTCATCCGGAGCTCACATCTCAAAATTATTGGCATTCTTTCTTTGTGGAGAATATGGTAAAATAA